In Janthinobacterium rivuli, a single genomic region encodes these proteins:
- a CDS encoding DUF4399 domain-containing protein, which produces MQLTTVFLRKAAVVIAGSLLAASAFAQSVSFVEPVDGATVTSPFKVKFAIKGMDVKPAGDMTAKTGHHHLLINMGPMKAGEMIPMDDKHLHFGKGQTETDVTLPPGQYTLTMQFANGAHQSYGPELSKSIKVTVK; this is translated from the coding sequence ATGCAATTGACCACCGTATTCCTGCGTAAAGCCGCCGTCGTGATCGCCGGCAGCCTGCTGGCCGCCAGCGCTTTCGCCCAATCCGTTTCCTTCGTCGAGCCAGTCGATGGCGCGACGGTGACGAGCCCGTTCAAAGTGAAATTTGCCATCAAAGGCATGGACGTCAAGCCGGCCGGCGACATGACGGCCAAGACGGGCCACCATCATCTGCTCATCAATATGGGGCCGATGAAGGCGGGCGAGATGATACCCATGGATGACAAGCATTTGCATTTCGGCAAAGGACAAACGGAAACGGACGTCACCTTGCCGCCGGGCCAGTACACGCTCACCATGCAGTTTGCCAATGGTGCGCACCAGTCATATGGACCGGAGTTGAGCAAAAGCATCAAGGTGACGGTCAAGTAA
- a CDS encoding alkaline phosphatase family protein — MTKHFSLSRQLAQALLLVAGVAACQAHAAKAVPNAATQPKLVVVLVVDGLPQEQVTRYREQFGQGGFRRLLEQGAWFSDAHQAHGITVTAIGHSAVLSGAYPYQHGVIGNNWIDPVTKKSVYCTEDGNFHYIGEETQPDDGTAPTKLRVSTLGDELRYSTGDKSKVVTVSGKDRGAILLAGKTGTAYMYMEKTGNFASSTYYMQQHPQWVQRYQAAKPQDRYYGKSWTPLLADSAYVNDARDDIVAAKLGTRNTFPFAYYSDSGKLDGEYYSRLKSGPFLDELTLEFARAAIDGENLGRNPAGVPDILGVSLSAHDYVNHAYGPESKMSHDHLQRLDRMLAGFFADLDKKVGMDNVLVVLTADHGFANVPEFAETRGFSAKRIDGAKLVDALNQHLATSLGIDKLVTTSSLPNIYLDYALAEKSGIHRAALEDAAARFLMQQDGLAQVYTRTQMETGAVATRMDTLMRRAWNRQLSGDLMVVTKPAWYFGKGSGGTSHGTPYTYDTNVPLMVFGPRWIKPGAYGQYAEVVDIAPTLAHLLRIRQPSASEGRVLTEAVR, encoded by the coding sequence ATGACGAAACATTTCTCCCTTTCCCGGCAACTGGCGCAGGCGCTGCTGCTGGTCGCTGGCGTGGCGGCGTGCCAGGCGCATGCGGCCAAGGCAGTTCCCAATGCTGCGACGCAGCCGAAGCTGGTCGTCGTGCTGGTGGTCGATGGCTTGCCGCAGGAACAGGTGACGCGCTACCGCGAGCAGTTCGGCCAGGGCGGTTTCCGCCGCCTGCTGGAGCAGGGCGCGTGGTTCAGCGACGCGCACCAGGCGCACGGCATCACGGTCACCGCCATCGGCCACTCGGCCGTGCTGTCGGGCGCTTACCCGTACCAGCATGGCGTGATCGGCAATAACTGGATCGACCCCGTCACGAAGAAATCCGTGTATTGCACCGAGGATGGTAATTTCCATTACATCGGCGAAGAGACGCAACCCGACGACGGCACGGCGCCGACCAAGCTGCGCGTGAGCACCCTGGGCGATGAATTGCGCTATTCCACGGGCGACAAGTCCAAGGTCGTCACGGTATCCGGCAAGGACCGGGGCGCCATCCTGCTGGCCGGGAAAACGGGCACGGCGTACATGTACATGGAAAAGACGGGCAATTTCGCCAGCAGCACCTACTATATGCAGCAGCATCCGCAATGGGTGCAGCGCTACCAGGCCGCCAAGCCGCAGGACCGCTATTACGGCAAGAGCTGGACGCCGCTGCTGGCCGATTCGGCCTATGTCAATGATGCCCGCGATGACATCGTGGCGGCCAAGCTGGGCACGCGCAACACCTTCCCGTTTGCCTACTACAGCGACAGCGGCAAGCTCGATGGCGAGTACTACAGCCGCCTGAAATCCGGCCCCTTCCTCGATGAGCTGACCCTGGAATTCGCCCGCGCCGCCATCGATGGCGAGAACCTGGGCCGCAACCCGGCCGGCGTGCCCGATATTCTCGGCGTGAGCCTGTCCGCGCACGACTACGTGAACCATGCCTACGGCCCGGAAAGCAAGATGTCGCACGACCACCTGCAGCGCCTGGACCGCATGCTGGCCGGCTTCTTTGCCGACCTCGATAAAAAAGTCGGCATGGACAACGTGCTGGTGGTGCTGACGGCCGACCATGGCTTTGCCAACGTGCCGGAATTTGCCGAAACGCGCGGCTTCTCGGCCAAGCGCATCGATGGCGCCAAACTGGTCGATGCCTTGAACCAGCACCTGGCGACAAGCCTGGGCATCGACAAGCTGGTGACGACGTCCTCGCTGCCGAATATCTACCTCGATTACGCGCTGGCGGAAAAGAGCGGCATCCATCGCGCCGCGCTGGAAGACGCGGCGGCCCGCTTTCTGATGCAGCAGGACGGCCTGGCCCAAGTCTATACGCGCACGCAGATGGAAACGGGAGCCGTCGCCACGCGCATGGACACCCTGATGCGCCGCGCCTGGAACCGCCAGCTGTCGGGCGACCTGATGGTCGTTACCAAGCCGGCCTGGTACTTCGGCAAGGGCAGCGGCGGCACGTCGCACGGCACACCTTACACGTATGACACCAACGTGCCGCTGATGGTCTTCGGCCCCCGCTGGATCAAGCCGGGCGCCTACGGCCAGTACGCGGAAGTGGTCGACATCGCGCCGACCTTGGCCCACCTGCTGCGCATACGCCAGCCGTCGGCGTCGGAGGGGCGGGTGTTGACGGAGGCGGTGAGGTAA
- a CDS encoding phospholipase D family protein has product MPATTLARRSGVFLLPLLPLLLSAILTGCASLPSLEGRIPSTVIADTKHTQLATAIAPMVAQHPGVSGIYPLVDGRDAFAARALLAAAAQRSLDVQYYIWHKDITGTLLFDALRQAAERGVRVRLLLDDNNTAGLDQTLTMLGKQQNLEIRLFNPFAPRSPRVLAFATDFSRLNRRMHNKSFTADNQATIVGGRNVGDEYFGAAGDVLFADLDVLAIGPVVDDVSHDFDRYWNSTSAYPARLLLTSPVEGDAATIAAEADRIDDTKAAEEYVQALRTSPFVKQMMERTLPFEWARTRMVSDDPAKVLDQARPGTGVADKLQNLLGVPEKEVDLVSPYFVPGKSGTQAFADLARKGVGVRILTNALEATDVAAVHAGYAKWRKPLLEAGVLLYESRRSWERGDAREQTGRFGSSASSLHAKTFAVDDQRVFVGSFNFDPRSIELNTEMGLVIDSPALASQLGQAMRTTIPQRAYQVMLGDDGALYWIARDASGTTTRYDTEPGTSVWKRMGVAILSVLPIDWLL; this is encoded by the coding sequence ATGCCCGCCACCACCCTTGCCCGCCGCAGCGGCGTTTTTCTGCTGCCTCTGCTGCCCCTGCTGCTGTCCGCCATCCTCACCGGCTGCGCTTCACTGCCCTCGCTGGAAGGCCGCATTCCCTCCACCGTCATTGCCGACACAAAGCACACCCAGCTGGCCACGGCCATTGCGCCCATGGTGGCGCAGCATCCGGGCGTGTCCGGCATTTATCCGCTGGTGGACGGACGCGATGCCTTTGCCGCGCGCGCCCTGCTGGCCGCCGCCGCCCAGCGCAGCCTGGACGTGCAGTACTACATCTGGCACAAGGACATCACGGGCACCTTGCTGTTCGATGCCCTGCGCCAGGCGGCAGAACGGGGCGTGCGTGTGCGCCTGCTGCTCGACGATAACAACACGGCGGGCCTGGACCAGACCCTGACGATGCTGGGCAAGCAGCAGAATCTGGAAATCCGCCTGTTCAATCCCTTCGCGCCCCGTTCACCGCGCGTTCTCGCCTTTGCCACGGATTTTTCCCGCCTCAACCGGCGCATGCACAACAAATCGTTCACGGCCGATAACCAGGCCACCATCGTCGGCGGGCGCAATGTGGGCGATGAATATTTTGGCGCGGCCGGCGACGTGCTGTTCGCCGACCTGGACGTGCTGGCCATCGGCCCCGTCGTCGACGATGTCTCGCACGATTTCGACCGCTACTGGAACAGCACATCGGCCTACCCTGCCAGGCTGCTGCTGACCAGCCCTGTTGAGGGCGACGCGGCCACCATCGCCGCCGAGGCGGACCGCATCGACGACACCAAGGCAGCCGAGGAATACGTGCAGGCGCTGCGCACCTCGCCTTTCGTCAAGCAGATGATGGAACGCACCCTGCCCTTCGAATGGGCCAGGACGCGCATGGTCAGCGACGACCCAGCCAAGGTGCTGGACCAGGCCAGGCCCGGCACGGGCGTGGCGGACAAGCTGCAAAACCTGCTCGGTGTGCCGGAAAAGGAAGTGGACCTGGTGTCGCCGTATTTCGTGCCCGGCAAGTCGGGCACGCAAGCCTTTGCCGACCTGGCAAGAAAAGGCGTGGGCGTGCGCATCCTGACGAATGCGCTGGAAGCGACCGACGTGGCGGCCGTGCATGCGGGTTATGCGAAGTGGAGAAAGCCGCTGCTGGAAGCGGGCGTGCTGCTGTACGAGTCGCGCCGCTCGTGGGAACGCGGCGATGCGCGCGAACAGACCGGCCGCTTCGGCAGCTCCGCATCGAGCCTGCATGCGAAGACCTTTGCCGTCGACGACCAGCGCGTCTTCGTCGGTTCGTTCAACTTCGACCCGCGCTCGATCGAATTGAATACGGAAATGGGCCTCGTCATCGACAGCCCCGCGCTGGCCAGCCAGCTGGGCCAGGCCATGCGCACCACGATCCCGCAACGCGCTTACCAGGTCATGCTGGGCGACGACGGTGCGCTGTACTGGATCGCCCGCGACGCCAGCGGCACCACAACGCGCTACGACACGGAACCGGGCACCAGCGTGTGGAAGCGCATGGGGGTGGCGATTCTGTCGGTGCTGCCGATAGACTGGCTGCTGTAG
- the lysA gene encoding diaminopimelate decarboxylase gives MKPVPDATLAQLAQEHGTPLWVYDAATIRARVAQLAQFDTVRFAQKANSNIHLLTLMREADVHVDAVSLGEIERALQAGFTPAQTNGAAGVVFTCDLFDRATLARVAAAKIEVNCGSVDMLRQLGPVSPGHRVWLRINPGYGHGHSNKTNTGGENSKHGIWHEELPEALAVIRAHGLHLVGLHMHIGSGVDYSHLETVCGTMVDLVKNMGHDIEAISTGGGLSVPYREGEQPVDTDHYFQLWDAARKQIEAHLGHPVHLEIEPGRFLVADAGLLVAEVRATKQMGGNHFTLLDTGFNELMRPAMYGSYHEMSVIAHDGRALDTQHATVVGGPLCESGDVFTQRDGGVVETRLLPAAQVGDYVVFEGAGAYGASMSSNYNSRPHAAEYLVDGEQSRLIRRRQTVAELIALEQL, from the coding sequence ATGAAACCAGTCCCAGACGCCACCCTCGCCCAACTCGCCCAGGAACACGGCACGCCATTGTGGGTGTATGACGCGGCCACCATCCGCGCGCGCGTCGCCCAACTGGCGCAATTCGACACGGTGCGCTTCGCGCAAAAGGCCAATTCGAACATCCATCTGCTCACACTGATGCGTGAAGCGGACGTGCACGTGGATGCCGTCTCGCTGGGTGAGATCGAACGCGCGCTGCAGGCAGGCTTTACGCCGGCGCAAACGAACGGCGCCGCCGGGGTGGTGTTCACCTGCGACCTGTTCGACCGCGCCACCCTGGCGCGCGTGGCGGCGGCGAAGATCGAAGTCAATTGCGGCTCCGTCGACATGCTGCGCCAGCTGGGTCCCGTGTCGCCCGGCCACCGCGTCTGGCTGCGCATCAATCCCGGCTATGGCCATGGCCATAGCAACAAGACCAATACGGGCGGCGAAAACAGCAAGCACGGTATCTGGCATGAAGAGCTGCCGGAGGCGCTGGCCGTCATCCGCGCGCATGGCCTGCACCTGGTCGGCCTGCACATGCACATCGGCTCGGGCGTCGACTACAGCCACCTGGAAACCGTCTGCGGCACCATGGTCGACCTGGTCAAAAACATGGGCCACGACATCGAAGCCATTTCCACCGGCGGCGGCCTGTCCGTGCCTTACCGCGAAGGCGAGCAGCCCGTCGATACGGACCACTACTTCCAGCTGTGGGATGCGGCGCGCAAGCAGATCGAGGCGCACCTGGGCCATCCCGTGCACCTGGAAATCGAACCGGGCCGCTTCCTCGTGGCCGACGCGGGCCTGCTGGTGGCCGAAGTGCGCGCCACCAAGCAAATGGGCGGCAACCACTTCACCCTGCTCGACACGGGCTTCAATGAACTGATGCGCCCCGCCATGTACGGCAGCTACCATGAGATGTCGGTCATCGCGCATGACGGCCGGGCACTGGACACCCAGCACGCCACCGTGGTCGGCGGCCCCCTGTGCGAATCGGGCGACGTGTTTACCCAGCGCGATGGCGGCGTGGTGGAAACACGCCTTCTGCCTGCAGCGCAGGTGGGTGACTACGTCGTCTTCGAAGGTGCGGGCGCGTATGGCGCGTCGATGTCGTCGAACTACAACAGCCGTCCGCATGCGGCGGAATACCTGGTCGATGGAGAGCAGTCCCGCTTGATCCGCCGCCGCCAGACGGTGGCCGAACTGATCGCACTGGAACAACTCTAA
- a CDS encoding LysR family transcriptional regulator produces MTISLRHIEVFRAIMTTGSVTAAAAMLHTSQPTVSRELARLEHLTGLTLFERERGRLRPTAQALQLFEEVQRAYFGLERIVSTAAALRQFDQGQLSIACLPVFSQSLLPQACKRFVADFPKVSISITPQESPLLEEWLSAQRHDIGLTEVGNAPPGTALDTLMSVDEVCVLPDGHALASKTVLQPADFAGQPFISLAAVDPYRQQIDAIFAQAGVERRMALDTHSAASVCAMVREGVGLAIVNPLTALDYAGQGLQIRRFAVSLPFTVNLVKPLHRPLSQLVALFERALHAQAEEVKRRLLAL; encoded by the coding sequence ATGACTATCTCCTTGCGCCATATCGAAGTCTTCCGCGCCATCATGACGACGGGCAGCGTGACGGCCGCCGCCGCCATGCTGCACACGTCGCAGCCCACCGTCAGCCGCGAGCTGGCGCGCCTCGAGCACTTGACGGGCCTCACCCTGTTCGAGCGCGAGCGGGGGCGGTTGCGTCCGACGGCCCAGGCGCTGCAACTGTTCGAGGAAGTGCAGCGCGCGTATTTCGGCCTGGAGCGCATCGTCAGCACGGCGGCAGCCTTGCGCCAGTTCGACCAGGGCCAGTTGTCGATCGCCTGCCTGCCCGTGTTTTCCCAGTCCCTGCTGCCGCAGGCGTGCAAACGCTTCGTCGCCGATTTTCCCAAGGTGAGCATCAGCATCACGCCGCAGGAGTCGCCGCTGCTGGAAGAGTGGCTGTCGGCGCAGCGCCACGACATCGGCCTGACGGAAGTGGGTAATGCGCCGCCGGGCACCGCGCTCGATACCTTGATGTCCGTCGATGAAGTGTGCGTGCTGCCCGATGGCCATGCGCTCGCAAGTAAAACCGTGCTGCAGCCGGCGGACTTCGCGGGCCAGCCTTTCATCAGCCTGGCCGCCGTCGACCCCTACCGCCAGCAGATCGACGCCATTTTCGCGCAGGCCGGCGTGGAGCGGCGCATGGCGCTCGACACGCACAGCGCCGCTTCCGTCTGCGCGATGGTGCGCGAAGGCGTGGGGCTGGCCATCGTCAATCCACTCACTGCCCTCGATTATGCGGGGCAGGGCTTGCAGATCCGCCGCTTTGCCGTGTCCTTGCCGTTCACGGTGAATCTCGTGAAACCTTTGCACCGGCCCCTGTCACAACTGGTCGCCCTGTTCGAGCGGGCGCTGCATGCGCAGGCGGAAGAAGTAAAAAGGCGGCTGCTGGCACTATAA
- the gltX gene encoding glutamate--tRNA ligase has product MTTTATPVRTRFAPSPTGYLHLGGARTALYSWAYARHFGGTFVLRIEDTDVERSTPEAVQAIIEGMKWLGLDHDEGPFYQMQRMDRYREVVAQMLLEGTAYHCYSSPEEVEAMRERMRAAGEKPRYDGTWRPEPGKTLPAIPADRKPVVRFKNPLDGDVTWDDVVKGTITISNRELDDLVIARPDGTPTYNFCVAVDDWDMQITHVIRGDDHVNNTPRQINILRAIGAPLPLYGHLPMILGADGEKLSKRHGAVSVMDYPAQGFLPEAMLNYLARLGWSHGDDEVFSTEQFCEWFNLNHLSKSAAQFNNEKLAWLNNHYIKQADNTRLADLARPQMAAAGAVFEGAPDLAQVLGMMKERANTVNELAAASMLFFRAPQPEAELAAQHITDAIKPVLAQFAERIATVEWSKEAVAAMIKEVLAANTIKMPLLAMPLRLILTGQLQTPAIDQVVVIFGRDTVLARLAKWL; this is encoded by the coding sequence ATGACCACAACCGCTACTCCCGTCCGTACCCGTTTCGCTCCCAGCCCGACCGGCTATCTGCACCTGGGCGGCGCCCGCACCGCTTTATATAGCTGGGCGTATGCCCGCCACTTCGGCGGCACCTTCGTGCTGCGCATCGAAGATACGGACGTGGAGCGTTCCACGCCGGAAGCCGTGCAAGCCATCATCGAAGGCATGAAGTGGCTGGGCCTGGACCACGACGAAGGCCCGTTCTACCAGATGCAGCGCATGGACCGCTACCGCGAAGTGGTGGCGCAGATGCTGCTTGAGGGCACGGCATATCACTGCTACTCGTCGCCGGAAGAAGTCGAAGCGATGCGCGAGCGCATGCGCGCCGCTGGCGAAAAGCCGCGCTACGACGGCACCTGGCGTCCGGAGCCGGGCAAGACCTTGCCGGCCATTCCTGCCGACCGCAAGCCCGTCGTGCGCTTCAAGAACCCGCTCGATGGCGACGTGACGTGGGACGACGTGGTCAAGGGCACGATCACGATTTCGAACCGCGAGCTGGACGACCTGGTGATCGCCCGCCCGGACGGCACGCCAACGTATAACTTCTGCGTGGCCGTCGACGACTGGGACATGCAGATCACCCACGTGATCCGCGGCGACGACCATGTCAACAACACCCCGCGCCAGATCAACATCCTGCGCGCCATCGGCGCACCGCTGCCGCTGTACGGCCACCTGCCGATGATTTTGGGTGCGGACGGCGAGAAACTGTCGAAGCGCCACGGCGCCGTCAGCGTGATGGATTACCCGGCGCAGGGCTTCCTGCCGGAAGCGATGCTGAACTACCTGGCGCGCCTGGGCTGGAGCCATGGCGACGATGAAGTGTTCTCGACCGAGCAGTTCTGCGAATGGTTCAACCTGAACCACCTGTCGAAATCGGCGGCACAGTTCAACAATGAAAAACTGGCCTGGCTGAACAACCACTATATCAAGCAGGCCGACAACACGCGCCTGGCCGACCTGGCGCGTCCGCAAATGGCCGCCGCCGGCGCCGTCTTTGAAGGCGCGCCGGACCTGGCGCAAGTGCTGGGCATGATGAAAGAGCGCGCCAACACGGTCAATGAACTGGCGGCCGCCTCGATGCTGTTCTTCCGCGCGCCGCAGCCGGAAGCGGAACTGGCGGCGCAGCACATCACGGATGCCATCAAGCCTGTGCTGGCGCAGTTTGCCGAGCGTATCGCCACGGTGGAGTGGAGCAAGGAAGCCGTTGCCGCCATGATCAAGGAAGTGCTGGCCGCCAACACCATCAAGATGCCGCTGCTGGCCATGCCTTTGCGTTTGATTTTGACGGGCCAGTTGCAGACCCCGGCCATCGATCAGGTGGTGGTGATCTTCGGCCGCGACACCGTGCTGGCGCGCCTGGCAAAGTGGCTGTAA
- the earP gene encoding elongation factor P maturation arginine rhamnosyltransferase EarP, with the protein MPLPTDRAASLAIFCKVVDNYGDIGICWRLARQLSGEHGVAVTLWVDDLPSFQRICPEVDVAAEAQRVSGVTVRHWRGQDGVFSPADIADIVIEFFACDIPPGYIAAMAQCAPQPVWLNLEGLTAEEWVEGCHALTSPRHGMIKHFFFPGFTNKTGGLLREAALDEKRLAFQADAGVMAAFLGQFGVSPAEMSALKVSLFCYPSAPVAELFGVWQAGSEPVTCLVPEGVAFDSVQAFIGDDAAVAGAARTRGALTVRVLPFVPQDDYDRLLWACDVNLVRGEDSFVRAQWAGQPFLWHIYVQDENLHHVKLRAFLQRYAMDADGAIDSLVQAALAWNDASADASPWTQLWPALQADLPRIRARAQAWQRQMQANGDLASKLLAFAGATR; encoded by the coding sequence ATGCCATTACCCACCGATCGCGCAGCATCTCTGGCCATCTTCTGCAAAGTCGTCGACAACTACGGTGATATCGGCATTTGCTGGCGCCTCGCGCGGCAGTTGAGCGGCGAGCATGGCGTCGCCGTCACCCTGTGGGTCGATGATTTACCGAGTTTCCAGCGTATCTGCCCTGAAGTCGACGTGGCGGCCGAAGCGCAGCGCGTCTCCGGCGTCACGGTGCGCCACTGGCGCGGCCAGGATGGCGTGTTTTCGCCCGCCGATATCGCCGATATCGTCATCGAGTTTTTTGCCTGCGACATTCCGCCCGGCTATATCGCCGCCATGGCGCAGTGCGCCCCGCAGCCCGTGTGGCTGAACCTGGAAGGCTTGACGGCGGAAGAGTGGGTCGAAGGCTGCCATGCGCTGACGTCGCCGCGCCACGGCATGATCAAGCATTTCTTCTTCCCCGGTTTTACCAATAAAACGGGCGGCTTGCTGCGCGAGGCGGCGCTCGATGAAAAAAGGCTGGCATTCCAGGCTGATGCCGGCGTCATGGCGGCATTCCTGGGGCAATTCGGCGTGAGTCCGGCGGAAATGTCTGCCTTGAAGGTATCGCTGTTCTGCTACCCGTCCGCGCCCGTCGCCGAGCTGTTTGGCGTGTGGCAGGCGGGCAGCGAACCCGTGACGTGCCTGGTGCCGGAAGGCGTCGCGTTCGATTCCGTTCAGGCCTTTATCGGCGATGATGCGGCGGTGGCCGGTGCGGCGCGCACGCGCGGCGCGCTCACCGTGCGCGTGCTGCCGTTCGTGCCGCAAGACGATTACGACCGTCTGCTGTGGGCTTGCGACGTCAATCTCGTGCGCGGCGAAGATTCCTTCGTGCGCGCGCAATGGGCTGGCCAGCCGTTTCTCTGGCATATCTATGTGCAGGATGAAAACTTGCATCACGTGAAATTGCGCGCCTTCCTGCAGCGCTATGCGATGGACGCGGACGGCGCCATCGACAGCCTGGTGCAAGCGGCGCTGGCCTGGAATGACGCCAGCGCGGATGCCTCGCCATGGACGCAGCTGTGGCCCGCATTGCAGGCCGATCTGCCGCGCATCCGGGCGCGCGCGCAGGCCTGGCAGCGGCAGATGCAGGCTAATGGCGATCTGGCAAGTAAGCTGCTGGCATTCGCTGGCGCGACGAGATAG
- a CDS encoding elongation factor P: MKPAKEIRVGNIIMVDSKPMIVLRSDVNGSSRTGFTYKWKMKNLLTNTPMENVFRGDDKFDVVVLDKKPVTYSYFADPLFVFMDTEYNQYEIEEENLGEALNYLKDGMECEAIFYDGKAISVELPTTIARQVVYSEPAVKGNTSGNVLKEAKIENAIDAHRHTVQVPLFVAQDDVIEIDTRTNEYKRVVRN; the protein is encoded by the coding sequence ATGAAACCCGCAAAAGAAATTCGTGTTGGCAATATCATCATGGTCGACAGCAAGCCAATGATCGTGTTGCGTTCTGATGTCAACGGTTCGAGCCGCACGGGCTTCACCTACAAATGGAAGATGAAAAATCTTCTGACGAACACCCCGATGGAAAACGTGTTCCGCGGCGACGACAAGTTCGACGTTGTTGTTCTGGATAAAAAGCCAGTGACGTATTCGTACTTCGCCGACCCGCTGTTCGTGTTCATGGACACCGAGTACAACCAGTACGAAATTGAAGAAGAAAACCTGGGCGAAGCGCTGAACTACCTGAAAGATGGCATGGAATGCGAAGCCATTTTCTACGACGGCAAAGCGATCTCCGTTGAACTGCCTACGACCATCGCCCGTCAAGTGGTGTACTCGGAGCCAGCGGTCAAGGGCAACACCTCGGGCAACGTCCTGAAAGAAGCCAAGATCGAAAACGCCATCGACGCACATCGCCACACCGTGCAAGTGCCGCTGTTCGTGGCACAGGACGACGTCATCGAAATCGACACCCGTACCAACGAATACAAGCGTGTTGTACGCAACTGA
- a CDS encoding amidase family protein translates to MQRSQMLRGGASRPVLARATAPASPMAHLLDAGVLPQQQMMQAGKLSSHALTSQYLGRIRSLCSIGARAYPGIEINPDALKIALEMDRERQVHKVRGPLHGIPVVLRDNIATGDRMKTRTQSPLATHAGCDSFVAARLRAAGAVIIGKSNLRQWAAVSVPHATASWAGLTILAVDSAADGSIVAPASNCGLVAIKPTGRTAAGQGGEPATAGPMAPSVREAAWLLAALSGERLADGVVLDTAGLHGRRIGVARSLFGQCAGTDAVIGQALLALREQGAQLIEIPAAPVPGGIEALLCSHGFDALVGPTCHGVAQAPSALPHITVPAGVAGGAPVGLSFIGPAHGDMQLIAMAYAYEQATLHRRTPALPSSITLALRLP, encoded by the coding sequence ATGCAGCGCAGTCAGATGTTACGCGGTGGCGCGTCGCGTCCCGTATTGGCCCGTGCCACGGCGCCCGCCAGTCCCATGGCCCATCTGCTCGATGCGGGCGTCTTGCCGCAACAGCAGATGATGCAGGCAGGCAAACTCAGTTCCCATGCGCTGACGTCGCAGTACCTGGGGCGTATCCGCTCCCTGTGCAGCATCGGCGCGCGCGCCTATCCCGGCATTGAAATCAATCCCGATGCGCTGAAAATTGCCCTGGAAATGGACCGCGAACGGCAAGTGCACAAGGTGCGCGGTCCCTTGCATGGCATTCCCGTCGTCTTGCGCGACAATATCGCCACGGGCGACCGCATGAAGACGCGCACGCAGTCACCGCTGGCCACGCATGCCGGCTGCGATTCCTTCGTGGCGGCGCGCCTGCGCGCGGCCGGCGCCGTCATCATCGGCAAAAGCAATTTGCGCCAGTGGGCCGCCGTCAGCGTGCCGCATGCCACTGCCAGCTGGGCCGGGCTGACCATCCTGGCCGTCGACAGCGCGGCGGACGGCTCCATCGTCGCGCCTGCTTCAAACTGCGGCCTGGTCGCCATCAAGCCCACGGGCAGGACTGCCGCGGGGCAGGGCGGTGAGCCAGCCACGGCCGGACCGATGGCGCCCAGCGTGCGTGAGGCGGCCTGGCTGCTCGCAGCCTTGAGCGGCGAGCGCCTGGCCGATGGTGTGGTGCTCGATACTGCCGGTTTGCATGGGCGCCGCATCGGCGTGGCGCGCAGCCTGTTCGGCCAGTGTGCCGGGACCGATGCCGTGATCGGGCAGGCGCTGCTGGCGTTGCGCGAACAGGGCGCGCAACTGATCGAGATCCCGGCCGCGCCCGTGCCTGGCGGCATCGAAGCGTTGCTGTGCTCGCATGGGTTCGATGCGCTGGTGGGGCCTACCTGTCATGGCGTGGCGCAGGCGCCGTCGGCCTTGCCGCATATCACGGTGCCGGCCGGCGTGGCCGGCGGCGCGCCGGTCGGTTTGTCCTTCATCGGTCCTGCCCACGGTGACATGCAGCTCATTGCGATGGCGTACGCCTACGAGCAGGCGACCTTGCACCGGCGCACGCCGGCGCTGCCGTCGAGCATTACCCTGGCGCTGCGCCTGCCATGA
- a CDS encoding Ivy family c-type lysozyme inhibitor: MSARLLLPLFLGAAVTLAAMPAQARTPKLSLIEQAQSCDGGPACPYFPDVYKSDYAFRQAFNIGLKKAGLKRQRWVPDGVASPLKPVEIDGKARLLSSVCEPHNCGHRYSILYDPAQRSMTGVYVGSDAKGEPRTVYFGEPSIAEADLLYKN, translated from the coding sequence ATGTCCGCACGTTTGCTCTTACCCCTGTTCCTTGGCGCCGCCGTGACGCTGGCCGCCATGCCGGCGCAAGCGCGTACGCCCAAACTGTCGCTGATCGAGCAGGCGCAAAGCTGCGATGGCGGCCCTGCCTGCCCATATTTCCCCGACGTCTACAAGTCTGACTACGCCTTTCGCCAGGCCTTCAATATCGGCCTAAAAAAGGCTGGCCTGAAGCGGCAGCGCTGGGTGCCCGATGGCGTGGCCAGTCCGCTCAAGCCCGTCGAGATCGACGGCAAGGCGCGTCTGCTGAGCAGTGTCTGCGAGCCGCACAATTGCGGCCACCGCTATTCTATTTTGTACGATCCGGCTCAGCGCAGCATGACGGGCGTGTACGTGGGCAGCGACGCCAAGGGCGAACCGCGCACCGTGTATTTCGGCGAGCCCAGCATCGCTGAGGCCGACTTGCTGTACAAGAACTGA